Proteins from a single region of Gemmatirosa kalamazoonensis:
- a CDS encoding ABC1 kinase family protein, which produces MPAAHRRSRFLRIWATTARVIASYLWLRVRRPLMRRARYAAAVERTHRASARRIHRAILDAGGLFIKVGQLISILTNVLPPEFRGELEGLQDRLPPRPFDEIAARIRAELGQDPSALFRELDTVPVATASLAQVHIAVLPDGRRVAVKAQHADIERVAREDLDTIRRLLAVVQFFTGVRGIESYHPEISQMIAEELDFAKEAANIERIAASFAGDATVRLPRVVPERSSRRVLTTEFMDGTKITDFDGLAARGLDRRELAARVVSAYCRMIFVDGFYHADPHPGNILVAHDGAIVFVDFGAVGVLAPHMKAGIPAFLEAMIRRDADKIVDAIRSMGFVARDASSADVARRVIDYAQRRFLDEISAGDWKLADLQMDMRSKLETMADLRKLDVSFRQLTATFQVPKDWVLLERTLLLLIGLCTELDPSWNPMTVIRPYLEDVVLGEDRDWSEVLRASVMQVARRAITIPENLQQVLERAQRGELSIRVPELEASARLVYAGAHQLIYCVLATASGVLAYQAYDRGHETFARILGGASAILLLALLLSMRRASRLR; this is translated from the coding sequence ATGCCCGCCGCGCACCGCCGCTCCCGCTTCCTCCGCATCTGGGCCACGACGGCTCGCGTGATCGCGAGCTACCTGTGGCTCCGCGTTCGCCGTCCGCTCATGCGCCGCGCGCGCTACGCGGCCGCGGTGGAGCGCACGCACCGCGCGAGCGCGCGCCGCATCCACCGCGCGATCCTCGACGCGGGAGGGCTGTTCATCAAGGTCGGGCAGTTGATCAGCATCCTCACGAACGTCCTCCCGCCGGAGTTCCGCGGGGAGCTCGAGGGGCTGCAGGACCGGCTCCCACCGCGCCCGTTCGACGAGATCGCGGCGCGCATCCGCGCGGAGCTCGGGCAGGACCCGTCGGCACTGTTCCGCGAGCTCGACACCGTGCCGGTGGCGACGGCGTCGCTCGCGCAGGTGCACATCGCGGTGCTCCCGGACGGTCGCAGGGTCGCCGTGAAGGCGCAGCACGCCGACATCGAGCGCGTGGCGCGCGAGGACCTGGACACGATCCGCCGGCTGCTCGCGGTGGTGCAGTTCTTCACCGGCGTGCGCGGCATCGAGTCGTACCACCCGGAGATCAGCCAGATGATCGCCGAGGAGCTCGACTTCGCGAAGGAGGCGGCGAACATCGAGCGCATCGCGGCGAGCTTCGCCGGCGACGCGACGGTCCGGCTGCCGCGCGTGGTGCCCGAGCGCTCGTCGCGCCGCGTGCTGACGACGGAGTTCATGGATGGGACGAAGATCACCGACTTCGACGGACTCGCCGCGCGTGGGCTCGACCGGCGCGAGCTCGCGGCGCGCGTGGTCTCGGCGTACTGCCGCATGATCTTCGTCGACGGGTTCTATCACGCGGACCCGCACCCGGGGAACATCCTCGTCGCTCACGATGGCGCGATCGTGTTCGTGGACTTCGGCGCGGTGGGCGTGCTGGCGCCGCACATGAAGGCGGGCATCCCGGCGTTCCTCGAGGCGATGATCCGCCGCGACGCGGACAAGATCGTCGACGCGATCCGCTCGATGGGTTTCGTGGCGCGCGACGCGTCGAGCGCGGACGTGGCGCGTCGCGTGATCGACTACGCCCAGCGCCGCTTCCTGGACGAGATCTCGGCCGGCGACTGGAAGCTCGCCGACCTGCAGATGGACATGCGCTCGAAGCTCGAGACGATGGCCGATCTGCGGAAGCTCGACGTCTCGTTCCGGCAGCTCACGGCGACGTTCCAGGTGCCGAAGGACTGGGTGCTGCTGGAGCGCACGCTACTCCTGTTGATCGGGCTCTGCACGGAGCTGGATCCGTCGTGGAACCCGATGACCGTGATCCGCCCCTACCTGGAGGACGTCGTGCTCGGCGAGGACCGCGACTGGAGCGAGGTGCTGCGCGCGTCGGTGATGCAGGTCGCGCGTCGGGCGATCACGATCCCGGAGAACCTGCAGCAGGTGCTGGAGCGCGCGCAGCGCGGCGAGCTGTCCATCCGCGTGCCGGAGCTGGAGGCGTCGGCGCGCTTGGTATACGCCGGCGCGCATCAACTGATCTACTGCGTGCTCGCGACGGCGTCGGGTGTGCTGGCGTACCAGGCGTACGACCGCGGGCACGAGACGTTCGCGCGGATCCTCGGCGGCGCTTCGGCGATCCTGCTGCTCGCGCTGCTCCTCTCCATGCGGCGCGCGTCGCGACTGCGGTGA
- a CDS encoding amino acid ABC transporter ATP-binding protein: protein MSGSLVIKDLHLMRGTQHVLRGVSLDVNPGQISVLMGLSGAGKSTVLRAVAALQPFSSGAITVGDVALQPGPLPPESKLKPLRRTVGFVFQAHALFEHLTALDNVTLAPIHVLGWTREKAERVAHELLAELGVDQRADAYPRELSGGQAQRVAIARALAPGPNVLLMDEPTSALDPARRSALGETLREVASNGRGLLISTHDVDFARGFADETIVLANGVVVEEGPAREVLGNPQHAATRALLHGESTTRDA from the coding sequence ATGAGCGGATCGTTGGTCATCAAGGACCTGCACCTCATGCGCGGCACGCAGCACGTGCTGCGCGGCGTGAGCCTCGACGTGAACCCGGGGCAGATCTCCGTGCTCATGGGGCTCTCCGGCGCGGGCAAGTCGACGGTGCTGCGCGCGGTGGCGGCGCTGCAGCCGTTCAGCTCCGGCGCGATCACGGTCGGCGACGTCGCGCTGCAACCGGGACCGCTGCCGCCGGAGTCGAAGCTCAAGCCGCTGCGGCGCACGGTCGGCTTCGTGTTCCAGGCGCACGCGTTGTTCGAGCACCTCACGGCGCTCGACAACGTGACGCTGGCGCCGATCCACGTCCTCGGCTGGACCCGCGAGAAGGCGGAACGGGTCGCGCACGAGCTGCTCGCGGAGCTCGGCGTGGACCAGCGCGCCGACGCGTATCCGCGCGAGCTCTCCGGCGGCCAGGCGCAGCGCGTCGCGATCGCCCGCGCGCTCGCGCCGGGCCCCAACGTCCTGCTCATGGACGAGCCGACCTCCGCGCTCGACCCGGCGCGCCGCTCCGCGTTAGGCGAGACGCTGCGCGAGGTGGCGTCGAACGGGCGCGGGCTGCTCATCTCCACGCACGACGTGGACTTCGCGCGCGGCTTCGCCGACGAGACCATCGTGCTCGCGAACGGCGTCGTCGTCGAGGAAGGACCGGCGCGCGAGGTGTTGGGCAACCCGCAGCACGCGGCGACGCGCGCGCTGCTGCACGGCGAGAGCACGACGCGTGACGCGTGA
- a CDS encoding 5'-methylthioadenosine/adenosylhomocysteine nucleosidase: MLAIMGAMPDEVRHLVDALRDVRTVTRGNRRYHRGTLWGHDVVVVFSHWGKVASAMTATTLVSELGAELLLFTGVAGGVDPTLRVGDVVVATRLVQHDLDARPLFARHEIPLLGRTYLEADPTLRAAVHDAAATFLSEVANAPDTPVATALRAVGVSAPRVVEGLVASGDRFFASDAARAELRRDLPETTCVEMEGAAVAQVCVEHGVPFAVVRTISDAAGDHAAVDFTTFLEAVASTYSHEILRRMLGGGASF; this comes from the coding sequence ATGCTCGCCATCATGGGCGCCATGCCCGACGAAGTCCGCCACCTCGTCGACGCGCTGCGCGACGTGCGCACCGTCACGCGCGGCAACCGGCGGTATCATCGCGGCACGCTGTGGGGGCACGACGTGGTCGTCGTCTTCTCGCACTGGGGCAAGGTCGCCTCCGCGATGACGGCGACGACGCTCGTGAGCGAGCTGGGAGCGGAGCTGCTGCTGTTCACCGGCGTCGCGGGCGGCGTGGATCCGACGCTCCGCGTGGGCGACGTCGTCGTCGCGACGCGGCTCGTGCAGCACGATCTCGACGCGCGCCCGCTGTTCGCCCGCCACGAGATCCCGCTGCTCGGCCGCACCTACCTCGAGGCCGACCCGACGCTGCGCGCGGCCGTACACGACGCGGCGGCCACGTTTCTCTCCGAGGTGGCGAACGCGCCGGACACGCCGGTCGCCACCGCGCTGCGGGCCGTCGGCGTGTCGGCGCCGCGCGTCGTGGAGGGGCTCGTGGCGAGCGGCGACCGCTTCTTCGCCTCGGACGCCGCGCGCGCCGAGCTGCGGCGCGACCTCCCGGAGACCACATGCGTGGAGATGGAGGGCGCCGCCGTGGCGCAGGTGTGCGTCGAGCACGGGGTCCCGTTCGCCGTCGTGCGCACGATCTCCGACGCGGCCGGCGACCACGCCGCGGTCGACTTCACGACGTTCCTCGAGGCGGTGGCGAGCACGTACTCGCACGAGATCCTGCGGCGGATGCTCGGCGGCGGCGCTTCGTTTTGA
- a CDS encoding potassium/proton antiporter, which produces MTTEPFGTAALLATFGALLAIAAIFSRASQRIAVPLALAFLGVGMLAGSQGLGGIPFDDYAFAFRLGTIALVLILFDGGLNTPLGTLRDAIAPSGVLATLGVVGTAGLVAWAAHSLGFAWPHAMLLGAIVSSTDAAAVFSVLRGSGIQLKRRVGVTLEVESGINDPMAVILTIATTRHLLSPATPLGWRLALDVLWEIAVGLAFGAGIGWGARLLISRVRLPAGGLYPALTLGVAFLAFSVPTLLHGSGFLAVYVAAAILGDGRLPYRLSLLRVHDALGWLSQITMFLVLGLLVFPSRVLAVAGTGLALALFLAFIARPLVTALCLLPFRAYTRRDVAYVGWVGLRGAVPIILATYPVLSGAPGARRVFDVVFFVVVVNALLPGATVPWVTRRLGLESTEPPPPPAVLEIESMQPLVGELVSFHIDETLAPCGSTLRELPFPGGASVVLIVRGRELVAPNGDTVLQPGDHAYVVTSEEDKPLLHLLFGRTEQG; this is translated from the coding sequence ATGACCACCGAGCCGTTCGGCACCGCGGCGCTCCTGGCGACGTTCGGCGCGCTGCTCGCCATCGCGGCGATCTTCAGCCGGGCGTCGCAGCGGATCGCGGTGCCGCTCGCGCTCGCGTTCCTCGGCGTCGGGATGCTCGCCGGCTCGCAGGGGCTCGGCGGCATCCCGTTCGACGACTACGCGTTCGCGTTCCGACTCGGCACGATCGCGCTCGTGCTGATCCTGTTCGACGGTGGGCTGAACACGCCGCTCGGCACGCTGCGCGACGCGATCGCGCCGTCGGGGGTGCTCGCGACGTTAGGCGTCGTGGGCACGGCGGGCCTCGTGGCGTGGGCCGCGCACTCGCTCGGCTTCGCGTGGCCGCACGCCATGCTCCTCGGCGCCATCGTCTCGTCGACGGATGCGGCGGCGGTGTTCTCGGTGCTGCGCGGGAGCGGGATCCAGCTCAAGCGGCGCGTCGGCGTCACGTTGGAGGTGGAGTCGGGGATCAACGACCCGATGGCGGTCATCCTCACGATCGCCACCACGCGCCACCTCCTGTCGCCGGCGACGCCGCTCGGCTGGCGGCTCGCGCTCGACGTGCTGTGGGAGATCGCCGTCGGGCTCGCGTTCGGCGCGGGGATCGGATGGGGCGCGCGGCTGCTGATCTCGCGCGTGCGGCTCCCGGCGGGCGGACTCTATCCGGCGCTCACGTTAGGCGTCGCGTTCCTCGCGTTCAGCGTGCCGACGCTGCTGCACGGCAGCGGCTTCCTCGCGGTGTACGTCGCCGCCGCGATCCTCGGAGACGGGCGCCTGCCGTACCGCCTCAGTCTCCTGCGCGTGCACGACGCGCTCGGGTGGCTGAGCCAGATCACGATGTTCCTCGTGCTCGGGCTGCTCGTGTTCCCGTCGCGGGTGCTCGCGGTCGCGGGCACCGGGCTCGCCCTCGCGCTGTTCCTCGCGTTCATCGCGCGGCCGCTCGTGACGGCGCTCTGCCTGCTGCCGTTTCGCGCGTACACGCGGCGCGACGTCGCGTACGTGGGATGGGTCGGGCTGCGCGGCGCGGTGCCGATCATCCTCGCGACGTACCCCGTGCTGAGCGGCGCACCGGGCGCCCGGCGGGTGTTCGACGTCGTGTTCTTCGTCGTCGTCGTGAACGCGCTGCTGCCCGGCGCCACGGTGCCCTGGGTGACGCGCCGGCTCGGCCTGGAGTCGACCGAGCCGCCGCCGCCGCCCGCGGTGCTCGAGATCGAGAGCATGCAGCCGCTCGTCGGGGAGCTGGTGTCGTTCCACATCGACGAGACGCTCGCCCCGTGCGGCTCCACGCTGCGCGAGCTGCCGTTCCCGGGCGGCGCCTCGGTGGTGCTCATCGTGCGCGGCCGCGAGCTCGTCGCGCCTAACGGCGACACGGTGCTGCAGCCGGGGGACCACGCGTACGTCGTCACGTCCGAGGAGGACAAGCCGCTGCTGCATCTGCTGTTCGGGAGAACCGAGCAGGGCTGA
- a CDS encoding protein kinase domain-containing protein, with protein MVDISRVTEFQPGLALGGRYTIDRELGRGGMARVYLAADGKHDRQVAIKVLLPELTATIGAERFAREIRMIARLQHPHILPLYDSGETNGLLYFVMPFVEGESLRARLDRSGALAFDEATRVVRQVADALDYAHARGVVHRDVKPENILLTGAQALLADFGIARTATESNETLTSVGVTLGTPAYMSPEQAAAEPRVDRRSDIYSLACVAYELLAGAPPFRGGAAAVMAQHVISPPPPLVGAQGPLPPAAGDAVTRALAKEPDERFDTAGDFAATLERALVDARAPSPADLRIRAVERQHAARQRILVLEFANIAAAADADWLSTGIAETLGADLNKIAGLKVVAQDAGTRRRIETVRQGRPVDTEHAISLARSEGARWVVWGAFQKLGTRIRVTTHLAGTEEGVALWEAKLDGVMDDIFALQDRIVTGLAAALDVELTSGELARIRQPQTTRLTAYEHYVRGFRARIQFGQQSTRVAEEHLRAAIALDPGYALAYAELGALRVPMYVASGRREVLDEATELLTRALALDATLGGSWAWLSYMRTRRHEFDDAEIAARRAIDLDPGGFDGWYMLGVARVARALEGHDLAALPGAVSALLRTVHLRPEHFSGYTVLSSLYLVRGAYGHAVGPLDTAVSHERAVAGVRFVGALIQRAALHLGQDELDDAARLLDQAVARYTGADHAWADQMTTYAHWARGCLAERRDASERAREEFARAAEVAEARPHRINIGAHWAKARFGLTRALQRLGRHADAERVFVETDGLLGERGRFVWNWFVGGSDAEVLYERAAALAVMGRSADAVDGLRRAADAGWADVAWLRHDPAFAVLRDDAAVQLVCIDSASRVILPPPVGSGGLA; from the coding sequence GTGGTCGATATCTCGCGCGTCACCGAATTCCAGCCTGGACTCGCGTTAGGCGGTCGCTACACGATCGACCGGGAGCTCGGTCGTGGAGGGATGGCGCGCGTCTATCTGGCGGCCGACGGGAAGCATGATCGGCAGGTCGCCATCAAGGTCCTCCTCCCCGAGCTGACGGCGACGATCGGCGCGGAGCGCTTCGCCCGCGAGATCCGCATGATCGCGCGCCTGCAGCATCCCCACATCCTGCCGCTGTACGATTCGGGCGAGACGAACGGGCTGCTGTACTTCGTCATGCCGTTCGTCGAGGGCGAGTCGCTGCGCGCGCGGCTCGACCGATCGGGCGCGCTCGCGTTCGACGAGGCGACCCGTGTCGTTCGACAGGTCGCCGACGCGCTGGACTACGCCCACGCGCGCGGGGTGGTCCATCGGGACGTGAAGCCGGAGAACATCCTGCTGACCGGCGCGCAGGCCCTCCTCGCCGACTTCGGCATCGCCCGCACGGCGACCGAGAGCAACGAGACGCTGACGTCCGTCGGCGTGACGCTCGGCACACCGGCGTACATGAGCCCCGAGCAGGCCGCGGCCGAGCCGCGTGTCGACCGCCGGAGCGACATCTACAGCCTCGCGTGCGTGGCCTACGAGCTGCTCGCCGGCGCGCCGCCGTTCCGGGGCGGCGCCGCCGCGGTGATGGCGCAGCACGTGATCAGCCCACCGCCGCCGCTCGTCGGAGCGCAGGGGCCGCTCCCGCCCGCTGCCGGTGACGCCGTGACGCGCGCGCTCGCGAAGGAACCGGACGAGCGCTTCGACACCGCGGGCGACTTCGCCGCCACGCTCGAGCGGGCACTCGTCGACGCCCGCGCGCCGTCGCCCGCCGACCTGCGGATCCGCGCGGTGGAGCGGCAGCACGCGGCCCGGCAGCGGATACTGGTGCTCGAGTTCGCGAACATCGCCGCCGCGGCGGATGCGGACTGGCTCTCGACGGGCATCGCCGAGACGCTGGGCGCGGATCTCAACAAGATCGCCGGCCTCAAGGTCGTCGCGCAGGACGCCGGCACACGACGTCGGATCGAGACGGTGCGGCAGGGGCGGCCCGTCGACACGGAGCACGCGATCTCGCTCGCCCGCTCCGAGGGGGCGCGTTGGGTCGTCTGGGGCGCGTTCCAGAAGTTAGGCACCCGGATCCGCGTCACGACGCATCTCGCGGGGACGGAGGAAGGCGTCGCGCTCTGGGAAGCGAAGCTCGACGGGGTGATGGACGACATCTTCGCGCTGCAGGACCGCATCGTCACGGGGCTCGCCGCCGCGCTCGACGTCGAGCTGACGAGCGGCGAGCTCGCGCGGATCCGGCAGCCGCAGACGACGCGCCTCACGGCGTACGAGCACTACGTGCGCGGCTTCCGCGCGCGCATCCAGTTCGGGCAGCAGAGCACGCGGGTGGCCGAGGAGCACCTGCGCGCGGCGATCGCGCTCGACCCGGGCTATGCGCTCGCCTACGCGGAGCTGGGCGCGCTGCGTGTGCCGATGTACGTGGCCTCCGGCCGACGCGAGGTGCTGGACGAGGCGACCGAGCTCCTCACGCGCGCGCTCGCGCTCGACGCGACGCTCGGCGGCTCGTGGGCGTGGCTCTCGTACATGCGAACGCGCCGGCACGAGTTCGACGACGCAGAGATCGCGGCGCGACGTGCGATCGATCTCGACCCTGGTGGGTTCGACGGCTGGTACATGCTCGGCGTCGCCCGGGTCGCCCGCGCGCTCGAGGGGCACGATCTGGCTGCCCTCCCCGGCGCGGTGTCCGCGCTGCTGCGCACGGTGCACCTGCGGCCCGAGCACTTCTCCGGGTACACCGTGCTGAGCTCGCTGTACCTCGTGCGCGGCGCGTACGGTCACGCCGTGGGCCCGCTGGACACCGCCGTGAGTCACGAGCGGGCGGTCGCCGGGGTCCGCTTCGTCGGCGCGCTGATCCAGCGCGCGGCACTGCATCTCGGGCAGGACGAGCTGGACGACGCGGCGCGGCTGCTGGATCAGGCGGTCGCGCGCTACACGGGCGCGGACCACGCGTGGGCGGATCAGATGACCACCTACGCACACTGGGCGCGCGGCTGCCTCGCCGAGCGGCGCGATGCGTCCGAGCGCGCGCGGGAGGAGTTCGCGCGCGCCGCGGAGGTGGCCGAGGCGCGCCCGCATCGCATCAACATCGGTGCGCACTGGGCGAAGGCGCGCTTCGGCCTGACGCGCGCGCTACAGCGCCTCGGGCGACATGCCGATGCCGAGCGCGTGTTCGTCGAGACGGACGGCCTGCTCGGCGAGCGCGGGCGGTTCGTGTGGAACTGGTTCGTCGGCGGCTCGGACGCCGAAGTGCTCTACGAGCGCGCGGCGGCGCTCGCCGTGATGGGACGTTCGGCCGACGCCGTCGACGGGCTGCGACGCGCCGCCGACGCCGGGTGGGCCGACGTCGCCTGGCTGCGCCACGACCCGGCGTTCGCGGTGCTGCGGGACGACGCGGCCGTGCAGCTGGTCTGCATCGACAGCGCGTCGCGCGTCATCCTCCCGCCGCCCGTGGGCAGCGGCGGCCTCGCCTGA
- a CDS encoding serine/threonine-protein kinase: MLVVARCTGCGVDVIGGATLCLTCEAAVAEHSAVRYDPSGTALLERLQVATLGEYAFVRELGRGRMTVAYLARDVGLDRDVVIKVVRPEHARHKALLMRFWRAASRAASLGAHPNVLRVFRAPERKGLQFLVMQYVDGCSLERLLRDGTPLPTELARHVLAQVTAALRYAHDRGIVHGDIEPGNVLVDRRGAVVVGDFEIAEVANRFAVGVAACASPEQWRGAAPTAASDQYALGAVAYRLFAGTPAFAGTAAEVRLAHMGEAPSLRRAWLDAPEPLVKLVDRMLATIPGERWPDLAAVQEKLVDPTGPTAAELSAALAARVAAVTPNDTARDALPTTTSSGALRVVRPGALAVADAAHGPLVVDRVRVIASRVPRRSLWWRGLAAVGVAMMAFAGVRMMARGGAPKSGRPASPVSAPTSAPASTPASTRASAPASPPASAPAPAPRPAPVIVAPTPPPPALVLAPEVPAREVPNVEPPRAVPVAKTHVAARNGRRQRATHVASVARGRSARTRALVASASTGEAAPADSVLADVPRDAHETGEVHEAAVRRAAARQAIDGFVTALVNHRAGERGPRLAESADARAFTAWLRSADRLEVSPIIIGPPVVADAQRAVADFHVWLHWRTPLGRGSAIRRDAEARFRLVLTQANGVWRAAEVQLAEPFAKP; encoded by the coding sequence ATGCTGGTGGTTGCCCGATGCACGGGCTGCGGCGTGGACGTCATCGGCGGCGCGACGCTCTGCCTCACATGCGAGGCCGCCGTCGCCGAGCACTCGGCCGTGCGCTACGACCCGTCGGGGACGGCGCTGCTCGAACGGCTGCAGGTGGCCACGCTCGGCGAGTACGCCTTCGTACGCGAGCTGGGGCGCGGCCGCATGACGGTCGCCTACCTCGCGCGCGACGTCGGGCTCGACCGCGACGTCGTCATCAAGGTCGTGCGGCCGGAGCACGCGCGGCACAAGGCGCTGCTGATGCGCTTCTGGCGCGCCGCGTCGCGCGCCGCCAGCCTCGGCGCGCACCCGAACGTGCTGCGCGTCTTCCGCGCGCCCGAGCGCAAGGGACTGCAGTTCCTCGTCATGCAGTACGTGGATGGCTGCTCGCTCGAGCGGCTGCTGCGCGACGGCACGCCGCTGCCGACCGAGCTCGCGCGCCACGTGCTCGCGCAGGTCACGGCCGCGCTGCGCTACGCGCACGACCGCGGCATCGTCCACGGCGACATCGAGCCGGGAAACGTGCTCGTCGACCGGCGCGGCGCGGTCGTGGTCGGCGACTTCGAGATCGCCGAGGTGGCGAACCGCTTCGCGGTCGGCGTCGCGGCGTGCGCGAGCCCGGAGCAGTGGCGCGGCGCGGCGCCGACGGCGGCGTCGGACCAGTACGCGCTCGGCGCGGTGGCCTATCGGCTGTTCGCCGGCACGCCCGCGTTCGCGGGAACGGCGGCGGAGGTGCGGCTCGCGCACATGGGCGAGGCGCCGTCGCTGCGCCGCGCCTGGCTCGACGCGCCGGAGCCGCTCGTGAAGCTCGTCGACCGCATGCTCGCGACGATCCCCGGCGAGCGGTGGCCCGACCTCGCCGCGGTGCAGGAGAAGCTCGTCGACCCCACGGGGCCGACCGCGGCGGAGTTGAGCGCGGCGCTCGCCGCACGCGTCGCGGCCGTGACGCCGAACGACACGGCGCGGGACGCGCTGCCGACGACGACGTCGTCGGGAGCATTGCGCGTCGTGCGTCCCGGTGCGCTCGCCGTCGCCGACGCCGCGCACGGGCCGCTCGTCGTCGATCGCGTGCGCGTGATCGCGTCACGCGTGCCGCGCAGGAGCCTCTGGTGGCGCGGGCTCGCCGCGGTCGGCGTGGCGATGATGGCGTTCGCCGGCGTGCGGATGATGGCCCGCGGCGGTGCGCCGAAGAGCGGGCGTCCCGCGTCGCCGGTCTCCGCACCGACGTCCGCGCCCGCATCGACGCCCGCATCGACGCGCGCATCGGCGCCCGCGTCGCCACCCGCATCCGCGCCCGCTCCGGCGCCGCGACCCGCGCCGGTGATCGTGGCGCCCACGCCGCCGCCGCCCGCGCTCGTGCTGGCGCCGGAGGTGCCGGCCCGCGAGGTGCCTAACGTCGAGCCGCCGCGCGCGGTGCCGGTCGCGAAGACGCACGTCGCGGCGCGGAACGGTCGGCGGCAGCGAGCCACGCACGTCGCCTCCGTCGCGCGCGGCCGCTCTGCGCGGACACGAGCGCTCGTCGCGAGCGCGTCGACGGGCGAGGCGGCGCCGGCCGACTCGGTGCTCGCCGACGTCCCGCGCGATGCGCACGAGACGGGCGAGGTGCATGAAGCGGCCGTGCGACGCGCCGCCGCGCGGCAGGCGATCGACGGCTTCGTCACCGCGCTCGTGAACCATCGCGCCGGGGAGCGCGGCCCGCGACTCGCCGAGTCGGCCGATGCACGGGCGTTCACCGCGTGGCTGCGCTCGGCCGACCGGCTCGAGGTCTCACCGATCATCATCGGGCCGCCGGTGGTCGCGGATGCGCAGCGCGCCGTGGCGGATTTCCACGTGTGGCTGCACTGGCGCACGCCCCTCGGCCGCGGGAGCGCGATCCGGCGCGACGCCGAGGCGCGCTTCCGGCTCGTGCTCACGCAGGCGAACGGCGTGTGGCGCGCCGCCGAGGTCCAGCTCGCGGAGCCGTTCGCCAAGCCGTGA
- a CDS encoding amino acid ABC transporter permease — protein sequence MPRAAQANAALTYVPALLRAAGVTLALSLLSMVLAVTIGCAVAAGRVYGPAWSRALLGVYVEVMRGTPVLLQLFVIYYGLSDVVRLPAFLAALLGLGLNYAAYESEIYRAALEAIPRAQLEAARTLGLSERQSLWLVRGPQALRLALAPMTNDFVALLKDSSLVSVITVVELTKQTAIYATNVGSWVVPGILCALAYLALSLPLSRFARRLERRLSLA from the coding sequence GTGCCGCGAGCCGCGCAGGCGAACGCCGCGCTCACGTACGTGCCGGCGCTGCTGCGCGCGGCGGGCGTGACGCTCGCGCTGTCGCTGCTGTCGATGGTGCTCGCCGTCACGATCGGCTGCGCGGTCGCCGCGGGGCGCGTCTACGGGCCGGCGTGGTCGCGCGCGCTGCTCGGCGTGTACGTGGAGGTGATGCGCGGCACGCCCGTGCTGCTGCAGCTGTTCGTGATCTACTACGGCCTGTCCGACGTCGTGCGGCTGCCCGCGTTCCTCGCCGCGCTGCTCGGCCTCGGCCTGAACTACGCGGCGTACGAGTCCGAGATCTACCGCGCGGCGCTCGAGGCGATCCCGCGCGCGCAGCTCGAGGCCGCGCGCACGCTGGGGCTCTCCGAGCGGCAGAGCCTCTGGCTCGTGCGCGGCCCGCAGGCGCTCCGCCTCGCCCTCGCGCCGATGACGAACGACTTCGTCGCGCTACTGAAGGACTCGTCGCTCGTCTCGGTGATCACCGTCGTGGAGCTCACGAAGCAGACCGCGATCTACGCGACGAACGTCGGGAGCTGGGTCGTGCCCGGGATCCTGTGCGCGCTCGCGTATCTCGCGCTGTCGCTGCCGCTGTCGCGCTTCGCCCGCCGACTCGAGCGGCGATTGAGCCTGGCATGA
- a CDS encoding substrate-binding periplasmic protein encodes MTRPWRLIVSLLAVLGAMLGAPSAGAQRVLRWGGDAEGGTPFVEADPANPSRVRGFDVEIAEMLARGLGRTPQFVQVAWASIPQSAERGDFDIGLSGVEERPELAAQHALTLPYYEFREVLAVRVADSARYRRLADLAGHRVATLGSTGAYQILLDAQAKTGLVPISYDDDVHPYGDLVAGRVDAVLLDHIIAERSLRRVGRGKFVIVPEPVATGHYVGVLARANVALRDSMNAILRARAWPTARSSARSARGACGTTRRPRTSGACSLRRRRRGHRRSPRRTPTPCREPRRRTPRSRTCRRCCARRA; translated from the coding sequence ATGACGAGACCGTGGCGGCTCATCGTGTCACTGCTCGCCGTGCTGGGCGCCATGCTCGGCGCGCCGAGCGCCGGCGCCCAACGCGTGCTCCGCTGGGGCGGCGACGCGGAGGGCGGTACGCCGTTCGTCGAGGCCGACCCCGCGAACCCGTCGCGCGTGCGCGGCTTCGACGTCGAGATCGCGGAGATGCTCGCGCGCGGGCTCGGACGCACGCCGCAGTTCGTGCAGGTCGCGTGGGCGTCGATCCCGCAGTCGGCCGAGCGCGGCGACTTCGACATCGGGCTGTCCGGCGTCGAGGAGCGGCCGGAGCTCGCCGCGCAGCACGCGCTCACGCTGCCGTACTACGAGTTCCGCGAGGTGCTCGCGGTGCGCGTCGCCGACTCCGCGCGGTATCGCCGGCTCGCCGACCTCGCCGGCCATCGCGTCGCGACGCTCGGCAGCACGGGCGCGTATCAGATCCTCCTCGACGCGCAGGCGAAGACGGGCCTCGTGCCGATCTCGTACGACGACGACGTGCACCCGTACGGAGATCTCGTCGCCGGCCGCGTCGACGCGGTGCTGCTCGACCACATCATCGCCGAGCGCTCGCTGCGGCGCGTCGGACGCGGGAAGTTCGTGATCGTGCCGGAGCCCGTGGCGACGGGGCACTACGTCGGCGTGCTCGCGCGCGCGAACGTCGCGCTGCGCGACTCGATGAACGCGATCCTGCGCGCGCGCGCATGGCCGACGGCTCGCTCGAGCGCACGTTCCGCGCGTGGGGCGTGTGGGACGACTCGCAGACCGCGCACTTCCGGCGCGTGCTCGCTGCGGCGCCGCAGGCGGGGGCATCGGAGATCGCCGCGCCGCACCCCGACACCGTGCCGCGAGCCGCGCAGGCGAACGCCGCGCTCACGTACGTGCCGGCGCTGCTGCGCGCGGCGGGCGTGA